The following nucleotide sequence is from Melioribacteraceae bacterium.
GCAATCTAAGATGGTTGGAAGGAAAGGATGTTGAAATTGTAAACTGTGGTCTGTTTGATAAAACGGGATTAGCCGCAGCATTAAAAGATGTAGATTATCTCTATCATGTTGCCGGTGTTGTAAAATCAAAAAACGAAGAAGGATACTTTAAAGGCAATGTTGAAACAACCAGAAACCTTCTTGATGTTTTGCTTGAAGTTAATCCCCAGATAAAAAAAGTCGTTGTCGTTAGTAGCCAAACCTCCGGAGGCCCTTCGGAGAGTGTTGATAAACCAAAGAAAGAAAGTGATCCCTCACTTCCGATAACAACTTACGGAAGAAGTAAAAGAGCGCAGGAAGAACTTGCATTAAGTTATTCCGACAAGTTACCTATTACAATTGTAAGAGCACCGGCAATTTATGGTGAACGCGATACGGAAATTTATCTAGTCTTTAGAACTTATAAACAAGGATTATTTACGCTAATTGGATTCAATGATAAAAAACTCAGTCTTATTCATGTGATCGATTTAGTTAATGGATTATATCTAGCCGCAAATTCTGAAAAATCAAATGGTCAAATTTATAACATAGGCTCGGATGTATTTTACTCTTGGCCGGAAATTGCAAAGGAAATTAAAAAATCGTTTGGTAGAGGTGCTTTAACATTGCGACTTCCTCATTTTCTAGTTTATAGTGTGGCAGCGGTTGCACAATTTTTTGCGCTGTTTAGTTCAAAAGCCGCAACATTTAATTTAGAGAAAGCTAGAGACTTTGTTCAAAGTTACTGGACAATGGATATTTCTAAAGCCCAAAAAGAACTTGGCTATAATCAAATGGTTTCAATTTCTGAAGGAATTAAACGAACCATCGATTGGTATAAAGATAATAAATGGTTGTGATCAATTTTATTTTTTGAGTAGAATAGATGTGTGGAACTACAGTTGCTGTCGGAATTTCCGAATCCTTTTAACGATGCATCGAGATTAATATTATTTTCTAAAAGATTTGCAATCTCACATTCCAAATCTTTTTTGCCGGATTTAATTAAGAATAAATTTTTAATCAAAGTAGCTGGATTAGTGGTTATATGATCTATGTGCCAATGAGCTATTTTATCTTTTCTGAGATGTCGCATTATTCTCTGTCTTAAATTCTTTTGAGCGCTTCCGACATAGTAGTAATATCCGGCTAAAAAAAAATCGATCATTGAATTTCTTGATTTCAATTGCGAATTTTTTGCGAGCATAGATTTCCAGCAGATATATTCCGGAGTTTAGGGATTCTTTGCGGCTGGTCTTGCGCCTTCGGCTATCCAAGTTCTTATTCCCTTAATTTGATTTTCAGTCAGCGGTGGTGCGGCACCTGCCGGAGGCATTGGCTGAGTCCCACCACTTCCTTCAATTGCCCAAACAAGTTTACTTAAATCCGGATCGCCCGGAAAAACAATTGTAATATCAGATGTAGTATTTTGATAATTGGTTAAACTCAATCCGCCGGCACGCGATCCGTCATCATGACAAAATGAAGTTGCACACTTAATTGATAAAACCGGTTGAATATGTTCGTAATAATCAACGTTTGAAGATGGAATTGTACGATTGTCAATTTCTTCATTTGTGATTGTATCATCACAAGCTATAATCGCAAACATAAATACTATTATTAAAAGTATCAGAGTGACCGTTTTCGAGCTATATTTCTTCATAAATTCTTGTTTTCTTTTTTGACAAACTTAGAGTATTTTTTAACAACAATCTAACCACAAAATAATGACAGGGCGTCATGAAAAAATATTTAACATTTTTTACAATCATTTGTTTCATTACAATTAATTATGCGCAAAATGAACTGCTGCAGTCCGGACCGATGGTCGGCTATTCACAAATGCGTGAAGTAGCTTTGTGGGTACAAACAACCGAAACTGCTTTTGTTTACTTTGCCTATTGGGATAAAGATAAACCGGAACAAAAGTTTTTTACATACAAAGTTGAAACAGATCCTTATAATTTTTTCATGACGACATTGATAGCTGATCAAGTCGAACCCGGAATAAAATATCAATATCAACTTTATATAAATGATGAACCGGTTGAATTAAATTATAGGACTGAATTCGAGACTCAAAAATTGTGGCAATGGCGAGAAGATCCGCCGGAGTTTACGTTTGGAATTGGCAGTTGCGCATACATTAACGAACCCGAATATGACAGACCGGGAACACCCTACGGTGGAGATCATCAAATTTTTACAACTATCTATAATTTTGATCCTGACTTCTTTATCTGGATGGGAGATAATTCATATTTGCGCGAAGTTGATTGGCATTCAAGAACTGGAATATATAAAAGATTAACTCATGATAGATCATTCAATTTGCTTCAACCAATGCTTGGCTCAATGCATCACTATGCCACATGGGATGATCATGATTACGGTCCAAACAATAGTGACAGAAGTTTTTGGGCTAAAGAATTAACAAGAGAAGCATTTACAAATTGGTGGGCAAATCCGTCTTATGGTGTACCGGGTGCTGAAGAGGGAATAGCAACTTATTTTGAATGGGCTGATTGTGCTTATTTCTTGTTGGATGATAGAACATACAGATCACCTGAAAAAAGGAATAACACTAAAAAAGAAATGCTTGGTGATGCTCAAATAGAATGGCTGCTTGATGCGATGTCCTCAAGCTATGCACCTTTCAAATTTGTGGTTATTGGATCGACTGTTCTTAATCCTCATCCATTGGGAGAGAATTACTCTAATTTTACCGAAGAAAAAAAATATCTATTAGATATGATAGCTAAAGAAAAAATTGAAGGTGTAATTTTTCTAACCGGCGATATTCATCGTGGTGAACTCACAAAAATTGAACGTTCTGATAATTATCCGCTTTATGAAATTACTTCTTCACCGTTAAGTGCCGGAGTTTCAAGTTATGATCAAAACGTTGCAAGAGTAGAAGGAACGTTGGTTCACGAAAGAAATTTTGGATTATTAAACGTATCGGGTCCAAGAAAAAACAGAACACTGAATATAAAAATGATTAATGCCGATGGTGAAGAAAAATGGAATTATACAATTAATGAAAATGAATTAAAAATAGAGAAAGAGTAATTAATAATGAGGTGATAATGATTCTTAAACAGCTAAAAGATTCGTTTTGCATTAGTTTATTTGTAGCGTTTTTTATAATTGTACATAGTTCTCTCGCACAAGACGATAATGATTTTGAGTCTGCGTTAAATAGTCTTGATTCAGCAATAGAAAAATTTCTAAACGGTAATCCGGATGACTTTATAAATTTTTGGTCACACTCCGATGATGTAACTATCGCCGGTGGTTTTGGCGGTGTGATCGAAAAAGGTTGGTATTCCATAAGTAAAAGATTAGAAAGAG
It contains:
- a CDS encoding c-type cytochrome domain-containing protein, coding for MFAIIACDDTITNEEIDNRTIPSSNVDYYEHIQPVLSIKCATSFCHDDGSRAGGLSLTNYQNTTSDITIVFPGDPDLSKLVWAIEGSGGTQPMPPAGAAPPLTENQIKGIRTWIAEGARPAAKNP
- a CDS encoding NAD-dependent epimerase/dehydratase family protein translates to MNQKLVSAVTGANGFVGSHLVDLLLSKGQKVKCIVRGSSNLRWLEGKDVEIVNCGLFDKTGLAAALKDVDYLYHVAGVVKSKNEEGYFKGNVETTRNLLDVLLEVNPQIKKVVVVSSQTSGGPSESVDKPKKESDPSLPITTYGRSKRAQEELALSYSDKLPITIVRAPAIYGERDTEIYLVFRTYKQGLFTLIGFNDKKLSLIHVIDLVNGLYLAANSEKSNGQIYNIGSDVFYSWPEIAKEIKKSFGRGALTLRLPHFLVYSVAAVAQFFALFSSKAATFNLEKARDFVQSYWTMDISKAQKELGYNQMVSISEGIKRTIDWYKDNKWL
- a CDS encoding GIY-YIG nuclease family protein, giving the protein MIDFFLAGYYYYVGSAQKNLRQRIMRHLRKDKIAHWHIDHITTNPATLIKNLFLIKSGKKDLECEIANLLENNINLDASLKGFGNSDSNCSSTHLFYSKNKIDHNHLLSLYQSMVRLIPSEIETI
- a CDS encoding nuclear transport factor 2 family protein — translated: MILKQLKDSFCISLFVAFFIIVHSSLAQDDNDFESALNSLDSAIEKFLNGNPDDFINFWSHSDDVTIAGGFGGVIEKGWYSISKRLERVNSVYSKATFETERISIGNDDKFGYLVQHELIKFYGKDENVEMTRNYRITMIFRNEINEWKLIHRHADANMNWDAPE
- a CDS encoding alkaline phosphatase D family protein, coding for MKKYLTFFTIICFITINYAQNELLQSGPMVGYSQMREVALWVQTTETAFVYFAYWDKDKPEQKFFTYKVETDPYNFFMTTLIADQVEPGIKYQYQLYINDEPVELNYRTEFETQKLWQWREDPPEFTFGIGSCAYINEPEYDRPGTPYGGDHQIFTTIYNFDPDFFIWMGDNSYLREVDWHSRTGIYKRLTHDRSFNLLQPMLGSMHHYATWDDHDYGPNNSDRSFWAKELTREAFTNWWANPSYGVPGAEEGIATYFEWADCAYFLLDDRTYRSPEKRNNTKKEMLGDAQIEWLLDAMSSSYAPFKFVVIGSTVLNPHPLGENYSNFTEEKKYLLDMIAKEKIEGVIFLTGDIHRGELTKIERSDNYPLYEITSSPLSAGVSSYDQNVARVEGTLVHERNFGLLNVSGPRKNRTLNIKMINADGEEKWNYTINENELKIEKE